In one Alnus glutinosa chromosome 12, dhAlnGlut1.1, whole genome shotgun sequence genomic region, the following are encoded:
- the LOC133852710 gene encoding uncharacterized protein LOC133852710: MGHNISLWFDAWHPDDRLIDAYGFRAVYDSCLSLNACVSIVLHEGSWNWPPARSNDLVAIQVRLSDVKIGEVDVAVWKFKSGVYFCGETWHFLRPKFPVVPWWKVVWHPMVIPQHAFILWLVFRQATATKEKILKGKGMHTTLCKLGLATVVYHIWRLRNELCFGNSPFIEEALVARIKWDVRTKVLTRKFKRSPLDRQHSALWML; encoded by the exons ATGGGCCataacatttctctttggtTTGATGCATGGCACCCGGATGATAGACTGATTGACGCTTATGGTTTTCGGGCTGTTTATGATTCTTGCCTTAGTCTGAATGCTTGTGTCTCCATTGTTCTACATGAAGGTTCCTGGAATTGGCCCCCTGCTAGATCAAATGATCTAGTGGCTATTCAGGTTAGACTTTCGGATGTTAAAATTGGAGAAGTGGATGTTGCTGTTTGGAAGTTCAAGAGTGGTGTTTACTTTTGTGGAGAAACTTGGCATTTTCTTAGACCTAAGTTCCCTGTGGTCCCTTGGTGGAAGGTTGTATGGCATCCCATGGTTATTCCTCAGCATGCTTTCATATTGTGGCTGGTTTTCAGACAGGCCACTGCGACTAAGGAGAAAAT TCTTAAGGGTAAGGGGATGCACACCACTCTTTGTAAGCTTGGTTTGGCTACAGTTGTTTACCACATTTGGAGGTTGCGAAATGAGCTTTGTTTTGGAAATTCCCCCTTTATAGAGGAAGCCTTGGTTGCTCGGATCAAATGGGATGTTAGGACCAAGGTGTTGACCCGAAAATTCAAGAGATCTCCTCTTGATAGGCAACATTCGGCTTTATGGATGTTGTAG